The genomic stretch ACTCAGAGTATCACAGTgtagacaataaataattttcgtgAGAAACGTTACGAGacgattttaaaaatctaaacaacTCTTTGATTTTAAAAGACAGATTTAtcgtttgaaaaaattttctatgtggAACTAAGGTTTACGCCACAAATAAAGGTTCACTTGCCACCAACGATAATCTGTTGTCAAAGCGGAACCAACATTTGTCTTAGAATGTTCATTTCCAGTTATTTCCGTTCACATAATGGCCAAACCCCAACTTTAGAAGTCGAAAGGTCAAGGTCTTTATATGTCTTTGTTTATAAGTCAATATAAGTTACTGTAGTTCAAGAATATACTTTAACAATGCATTAAAAgtataaagtaactataatgaCGTTCTTAATTTAGGATTTATTACCGAATGGGTAGAACCAATTAACATAAAGGAAtcggaataaaattaataattacgaattattaaatttgaaactaaataaatgagtatgaaatatttacatactttaACTTTGCaaagaataatacattaatatttatttattttctaggtGTTACATATACTTATAGAAAATTAGATATAATTAGTATGACACCCAAtttgttattatacatttattacaatttataaaaagatttatagtaataattacagagtatatttatatatgtatgtgtttgtccatacattatacatatatgaataagAAGAAAAACGATTATCCTTCACGTGGTTATTTCTCTTTCTATAGCTGTCTGTGAAAGACGAGGACTGTGTCTTGTTAGTATTTTTTGTCTTATATCTTACATTACTTTGATGGAGTATTCTAGGCCATTCTtgcctttaataaaataatagataatcATTTTCATTGTCCTAGACCAGGGGACCAGATCCTAGACCAGATTTATATAAAGGTCTAATTACTATATTTGACTAATCGTCATTGGagcatattatttcaaacatatgTGTGTGATACAAAATACACTAGAGTTTATGATACTGTTTATGTATAAGTAAAAggttattaagagtatatttacatgaaatcaaaaagtatattgtaaaaacataaaaaattaatccaCATTCAGTTTAGCataattcataaaattgtatattacatatttaatagagCCGTAACAATATATTAGCTAATTTAGCACATGtaacacaacaatattttttattattgtttgtacaataaaaaatttaatataagtttacgtattttttatgaaaatataccttaaatttacaattattaaaaatgtataggatacatttttatatgtccagaaaataatagaaaaaataagttGTCTGTAGGACTTAATTCCtctttaataatagttattctaatataaaacattctcgctaaacatttactttttattattgaattatgatGACTCCCTTAGATAGCAGTTCTAGCTATTATTGGAGAAATGCCAGcaaattgtgatatttttatttcagcttTTATTCTCAGAAAATATGCATGACACCGTTACCATCGTAATGATACACAATTTACATccatgtttctattttttttttttttttttttttttttttactttttgtccctctgcaaaataaattttgagtatAGTGCAATTTTTTGTTTCTCCTTTTGCTACAAAAACGCGTTTACTGAGCTCAGTTCTTACACTGGATTGTAGTTTCGAGAGCATGACTTATTATTAGTCTGTTTTGTAAGCCAAAGAAAACGGTATCATAATTTACATGTTCATATTCCTGATATCTGTAGCTAAATTGGTTTTACATTATCTTTTatgtattgttgttttatttatatttggcatTTAAAATTATCTCTCAAGTAGAAACTTATCTTACCTTATGTACAAAACCttcatgtaaaagaaaatttcaaatggGATTAATCAATTAAGGTTATtagtttaaacaatgtaaatgtaaacaaatctttAGTCCTCtttattatcatataatttataatgttttcataTAAAGACAAGCATCTATTTACCcattacaactttattttacattcgtggctttaaaatatgtatttcatcaaATAGTTTAGAACTTCAGTTTAGACctaatattgtattatgttgCTTTTTGATTCAgtaatttacattatacattttaattaatttacgtgcactgttttaaaaacatttaatcttcAAAACGTTTACTTATACAATCCAATACAAATCAAACATGTATCATAAACCATAGTTTCTGTTTATTTATCATGCAttggatttgttttttatgtatatatatatatttactgggTGAGTTTGGGCTCTTGGtctgtgacaaaattttttgcgTTTATTTAACGCAATGCTAAATGTGATACTCAATGGCGGTTATATAAAAGTTCTAActcaaaaattaggtctgaaatgaagtATTTTCATCTTTTTCTAAAAATCCCGTTGTATTTCTACGTAAATATAGATATTTCTATgccaacgtatagacatatgtggcaaaacttacataatttttaaattctcccgttaaatttgaaatttgaaaatgtttatatggtTAAAACGGGTAAGAGAATCAATTATGCTTTTAGGTTCGTTTCAAATGCGCAACAGTTGCTAAGTATCAGaacaaaaaactgaaataatcatTTGAATCCCACATGTTTAACACACCCTGTACACAGGAATGTGTCAAgtagaattaaaaacttttgccATTTAATGGGCTTTAccaatggtatgccatatgaccatagttaaagGTATTCGGTTACATACTTTTAtcggttttaatattaaaaaaacatgcaagctacaaaaagattaaaacgatttaataacaactgtacttattttattgttttattaaaactgctcatataaaacaaggtattgcaatttgtaaaaaaatacagttattgGTTTAAAGGTTAACACTTTGTGTCATAGGAcggtataataaacattaattttttgtgcactagtaaagatatttatgtaATGGTATCTTTAATCTTTTATTCAATAAGGTAAATGTAAATTAGAATACAATCATGATACacaaaacttaattgtttaatcATGTGCAGTTGTCTTTCACTCAAATTGGCGACCTTCCTTTTCTCACACAAGCATCTTGACTCGCTTCCTCATTGCTCCTTCGGTCATGCTTTATAAGTACAGTTTTCACGAAGCACCTTTGAGAGCCAGACCAATTCTGCCTCGTAATTCTTATTCTGGTTTACTGGGTGGTATTTAATTCCTGCTTATAATAACACATCACATATATAGACACTTGTTGGTTGTATGGTCGGGAGATCGGGCTAGTACAGGAGTCTGGTACCCCAACGTCCTATCAATCGGTGTAGTTGTGGCAGTTAGACTGGGTACAGGGTAGGGGGCATTGGTATATTTTTTTGGGGAGTGGGGAACGCCTGAAGGAGGGTTGTGTTGCGAGGACTCCTGGCGTTTCTCGGGGGggtactaataattttaatgagtGGTGAAGGGGTGGGTGGGAGGTGGGCTGGGGGGAGGATAGGGGAGGAGGTGGGTGGAAGGGGTTTGGGCCCAGGTATGGGGGTGGGGTGAGCCGAAAGGGGTGTGGGTGTGGATGGGTCGGGGGTGCGGGGGGGGAAGTCGGGGTGGAGAGGGTGGGATTTATTGTAGGGCGGAAGGGGATGGAAAGGGAGTGAGGGAACGAGGTGGAGGGGTCGAGGATGTGGGGGAGGTACGGGGGGGGGTCGGTGGGTGgtagtgtgggggggggggagtcgcGAGGGGGGGGGTGGAGAGGTAGAGCCGCGGTGCGCATAAGGATCAGTGGGAGTGGGTCGGCAAAGGGGGGGCGGGTGAGGGGGAGAGGCAGGAGGGGAGTAAAGGTgttggtgttatttatttattctattctgGAGCAATGTAGTTgcacaaacaattaataaaaaaatacttcttaggTAGAGAAGTAGTAGTGCGttcacatttaatatattttcagttcGTTTTACTCTTCAATATATATGTAATCGTCGGCCTATAAACGGAGAGGCATACGCGGGACCGTTAAAACCAATTTCAATTCGTGAGTCTCGACACCAAGCCTAAGCCCCGCAAACCAAAGTAAGTTGTCTTGACTTTCTGACCTACCACACTTACTACATTAATACTATAATAAACGcccgtgttttgttttttatgtcagTGCGATAGGTAGTGGTTGAATGGTTTGGGTACTTGCGTTTTGTTAGTGGTTAGGTTTTGGTGGGGAGTGGGCAACGGGGACGACAGGGTAAGGGCCCCTGACCgcgggggtggggggggtggttGGGTACGGGAGATTTGTGATTTTGGGCCGAACATATGTTGTTATTTTGCTGTGGTGGAACCTTGTTGGTTACACGCTTACTTTCTCCTCTCCTATTAGCTTTGGAGGTGATGTGTCCTGCTTTCCACCCCCCCCGCCTCGCTCGTGGGTTGTGAGCCACTCACCCCGCGTCTGTTCGATGTACCGGAATCAACTCGTTGTACGAGTCATGTGGTTATCGCTGGAGGTCAGTGATGTTTTGTGGGCGCCTGTTTGTTACCGCGAGACTGCAAGTTTCACCTCGTTGCTGGGGCATTTTGAATCGTCAAGAGTGGCTGGGATTATGGAGGGGGGTGAAGGTGGAGGTATggggtgggagggggagggggagacgGAAGGAGGCGGCCGTCCGAGCGCGAGGAACAGGGAGGCGGAGGCGAGGATAACAGGGTCAGACACATGGGCGAGACACGAGCGGGTATTGGGAGGTCACGGGGTGGGGGGGTCGATGGGCTGGGTCCTTACCCTCTCTGTGTTTACACGTGGTGGTCCGTCTTCAGTTGAAACCGCGTTTTTACCGTTCTTACAAGTGACTCTCCCTTTACCCCAGTCGGTATGGATGGAAAAAATTATTCTCTTATGCAACAATGTCCACAAAACCTCCAAAACCTGCCATTGTGATACAATAAGTTCCTCTCAAGCCAAGTATTTTGTCTAACTACTATCATCCGAACggcttgaatttagaaaattcttcatCTGAATTCCTACATCAGAACTAGATACGTGTCCTACTTCGTTTTAGGTCGTTTGTTTTGTGAACCTTTGGTTGTACTACACTCACCCTCCACAAGACGTTTTGGATGGAGTCTTTGTGAACACCAGAATAAATGGTCTGGGAAGTGGCGGCGGATCAGCGGGGTCTTTAGGCGAAGCTTGATTGCTATGATACTCTCTTTGGGCTAAGCACGCCGTCATCTTCCCATCACAAAACACGTAAATAAAGTGCCTATCAGCGTTATTCTCGAGTTAGTTatgtgaactccatggcagcgcCTTACACTCTTGACTAAATTGACagaatataatagtttatttggACCTGACGGGGTTATAGTTAgaaagtaattcatgtggacactggtcttataaaacaaaataaggaatgaGATGTACAATATATTCTGGTGAAAGTGATAGGATATGAAATTAAACATTGATTAAAGGATatgggggggtgggtggggggggggggctaaaACCCCCGATTTAATCCCGTATCTAGCATCCACAAATCATTTTAA from Homalodisca vitripennis isolate AUS2020 chromosome 2, UT_GWSS_2.1, whole genome shotgun sequence encodes the following:
- the LOC124355577 gene encoding pollen-specific leucine-rich repeat extensin-like protein 1; protein product: MRTAALPLHPPPRDSPPPTLPPTDPPPYLPHILDPSTSFPHSLSIPFRPTINPTLSTPTSPPAPPTHPHPHPFRLTPPPYLGPNPFHPPPPLSSPQPTSHPPLHHSLKLLVPPRETPGVLATQPSFRRSPLPKKIYQCPLPCTQSNCHNYTD